A region from the Dromaius novaehollandiae isolate bDroNov1 chromosome 28, bDroNov1.hap1, whole genome shotgun sequence genome encodes:
- the STAT6 gene encoding signal transducer and activator of transcription 6 isoform X4 produces the protein MSLWSIVSQMPPEEFGGLFAEFPRSLRCLLADWLENQPWEFLHGSDTFCASVASGMLSAMLEKLRSAAGSDGQQCQILQQVNSLEVRGQSTYRRDPLRLVAVLKGILEGEKAAVLKRDRHLPLSFHRRQEELKFGLGLQRLQHRVREIQALRERSSQLRDGAGASLPLALRDPQLKTEGKPPESELPALVLETAKELEAAKQQVLKRIQIWKRQQQLAGNGAAFEENLTPLQKRCESLVEVYFQLHQQVLAASAELGSELLPRLLERFTEVLTSLVKSSFLVEKQPPQVLKTQTKFQASVRFLLGPQLLKTSAKPYVVRADMVTEKQARELALSAYSNTLSESTGEIMHNVVALETNPTSVTCCANFKNVLLKKIKRCERKGSESVTEEKCAVLFSTTVALTPSNLTVHLQVLSLPIVVIVHGNQDNNAKATVLWDNAFSEIDRVPFVVAERVPWEKMCDTLNLKFMAEVQTTKGLLKEHYFFLAQKIFNDHSASLEDFQSRSVSWAQFNKEILPGRGFTFWQWFDGVLDLTKRCLKSYWSDRLIIGFISKQYVCKLLSTEPDGTFLLRFSDSEIGGVTIAHVIRGKDGSSQVENIQPFSAKDLSIRSLGDRIRDLGQLRNLYPNTPKDQAFGSHYNKEQTGKDGRGYVSTAIKMTVESEREQQLPGAAGAPPEAAPTQMFGLPVLRPELQHENLQTVLSPICPPAPFCPQPGPPSYPTGEGSMNMMVSDIGSSFPSTSPMLSPALAMDPALPHCPEAFGNPPLSMSFMPGQFLPAEPPQLLPGGPSPEPQDEEMPEMGLFLPPPPLLEPPPQGSPRWMAPGMELPPSADFEQFLQEMSLEGSSLGPPFAAPPPRGTYPSPSPPCWGLAEARWDDGVRPGQA, from the exons ATGTCCCTCTGGAGCATCGTCTCCCAGATGCCGCCAGAGGAGTTTGGCGGCCTCTTCGCGGAGTTCCCCCGCAGCCTGCGCTGCCTCCTGGCCGACTGGCTGGAGAACCAGCCCTG ggagtTCCTCCACGGCTCAGACACCTTCTGCGCCAGCGTGGCCAGCGGGATGCTCTCGGCCATGCTGGAGAAGCTCCGGAGCGCCGCCGGCAGCGACGGGCAGCAGTGCCAGATCCTGCAGCAAGTCAACAGCCTCGAGGTGCGGGGCCAG AGCACCTATCGGCGCGACCCGCTGAGGCTGGTGGCCGTGCTGAAGGGCATCCTGGAGGGCGAGAAGGCCGCGGTGCTCAAGAGG GACCGGCACCTGCCCCTCAGCTTCCACCGGCGGCAGGAGGAGCTGAAGTTCGGCCTGGGGCTGCAGCGGCTGCAGCACCGGGTCCGCGAGATCCAGGCGCTGCGGGAGCGGAGCTCGCAGCTGCGGGACGGCGCCGGag CCTCCCTGCCGCTGGCTCTGCGGGACCCGCAGCTGAAGACGGAAGGGAAGCCGCCGGAGAGC gagCTGCCCGCCCTCGTCCTGGAGACCGCGAAGGAGCTGGAGGCGGCCAAGCAGCAGGTGCTGAAGAGGATCCAGATctggaagaggcagcagcagctggcgggcAACGGGGCCGCCTTCGAGGAGAACCTCACCCCCTTGCAGAAGAG GTGCGAGAGCCTGGTCGAGGTGTATTTCCAGCTGCACCAGCAGGTGCTGGCGGCCAGCGCGGAGCTGGGCTCCGAGCTGCTGCCCCGGCTCCTGGAGCGCTTCACCGAGGTGTTGACCAGCCTGGTGAAAAG CTCCTTCCTGGTGGAGAAGCAGCCCCCGCAGGTGCTCAAGACCCAGACCAAGTTCCAGGCGAGCGTCCGGTTCCTGCTGGGCCCGCAGCTGCTGAAGACCTCGGCCAAGCCTTACGTGGTGCGCGCCGACATGGTGACGGAGAAGCAGGCACGGGAGCTGGCGCTCAGCGCCTACAGCAACACGCTCAG CGAGAGCACAGGGGAGATCATGCACAACGTGGTGGCCCTGGAGACCAACCCCACCAGCGTGACCTGCTGCGCCAACTTCAAGAACGTG CTGCTGAAGAAGATCAAGCGCTGCGAGCGGAAGGGGTCCGAGTCGGTGACAGAGGAGAAATGCGCCGTCCTGTTCAGCACCACCGTGGCCCTCACCCCCAGCAACCTCACCGTCCACCTCCAG GTGCTGTCCCTGCCCATCGTGGTCATCGTCCACGGGAACCAGGACAACAACGCCAAGGCCACGGTGCTGTGGGATAACGCCTTCTCCGAGATC GACCGGGTGCCCTTCGTGGTGGCCGAGCGGGTGCCCTGGGAGAAGATGTGCGATACACTGAACCTGAAGTTCATGGCGGAGGTGCAGACCACCAAGGGGCTCCTCAAGGAGCACTACTTCTTCCTGGCCCAGAAGATCTTCAACGACCACAGTGCCAGCCTGGAGGACTTCCAGAGCCGCAGCGTCTCCTGGGCCCAGTTCAACAAG GAGATCCTGCCCGGCCGGGGATTCACCTTCTGGCAGTGGTTCGATGGAGTCCTCGACCTCACCAAGAGGTGCCTCAAAAGCTACTGGTCAGACAG GCTCATCATCGGCTTCATCAGCAAGCAGTACGTCTGCAAGCTCCTGAGCACGGAGCCCGACGGTACCTTCTTGCTCCGCTTCAGCGACTCCGAGATCGGGGGTGTCACCATCGCTCACGTCATCCGGGGCAAGGATG GCTCCAGCCAGGTGGAGAACATCCAGCCCTTCTCGGCCAAGGACCTCTCCATCCGGTCCCTCGGCGACCGCATCCGCGACCTGGGGCAGCTCCGGAACCTCTACCCCAACACCCCCAAGGACCAGGCCTTCGGGAGTCACTACAACA AGGAGCAGACGGGCAAGGACGGCCGAGGCTACGTCTCCACCGCCATCAAGATGACAGTGGAAAGCGAAAG ggagcagcagctgccgggcgccgccggggccccccccgagGCCGCCCCCACGCAGATGTTTGGCCTGCCGGTGCTGCGGCCCGAGCTGCAGCACGAAAACCTGCAGACGGTGCTCAGCCCCATCTG CCCCCCTGCGCCCTTctgcccccagcccgggcccCCCAGCTACCCCACAGGCGAGGGCAGCATGAACATGATGGTCTCCGACATCGGGTCCTCCTTCCCCAG cacgtCCCCGATGCTCTCGCCAGCCCTGGCCATGGACCCCGCGCTGCCCCACTGCCCTGAAGCCTTCGGGAACCCGCCACTGTCCAT GAGCTTCATGCCCGGCCAGTTCCTGCCGGCGGAGCCCCCGCAGCTGCTGCCCGGCGGCCCCTCGCCGGAGCCGCAGGACGAGGAGATGCCCGAGATGGGCCTgttcctgccgccgccgccgctgctggaGCCGCCGCCGCAGGGCTCCCCGAGGTG gATGGCGCCCGGCATGGAGCTGCCGCCGAGCGCCGACTTCGAGCAGTTCCTGCAGGAGATGTCACTGGAGGGCTCCTCGCTGGGCCCCCCCttcgcggcccccccgccgcgcggcacctaccccagccccagccccccgtgCTGGGGGCTGGCGGAGGCCCGCTGGGACGACGGCGTCCGGCCGGGGCAGGCGtga
- the STAT6 gene encoding signal transducer and activator of transcription 6 isoform X3 encodes MDQRFLLLLFLPARVTAPKMSLWSIVSQMPPEEFGGLFAEFPRSLRCLLADWLENQPWEFLHGSDTFCASVASGMLSAMLEKLRSAAGSDGQQCQILQQVNSLESTYRRDPLRLVAVLKGILEGEKAAVLKRDRHLPLSFHRRQEELKFGLGLQRLQHRVREIQALRERSSQLRDGAGASLPLALRDPQLKTEGKPPESELPALVLETAKELEAAKQQVLKRIQIWKRQQQLAGNGAAFEENLTPLQKRCESLVEVYFQLHQQVLAASAELGSELLPRLLERFTEVLTSLVKSSFLVEKQPPQVLKTQTKFQASVRFLLGPQLLKTSAKPYVVRADMVTEKQARELALSAYSNTLSESTGEIMHNVVALETNPTSVTCCANFKNVLLKKIKRCERKGSESVTEEKCAVLFSTTVALTPSNLTVHLQVLSLPIVVIVHGNQDNNAKATVLWDNAFSEIDRVPFVVAERVPWEKMCDTLNLKFMAEVQTTKGLLKEHYFFLAQKIFNDHSASLEDFQSRSVSWAQFNKEILPGRGFTFWQWFDGVLDLTKRCLKSYWSDRLIIGFISKQYVCKLLSTEPDGTFLLRFSDSEIGGVTIAHVIRGKDGSSQVENIQPFSAKDLSIRSLGDRIRDLGQLRNLYPNTPKDQAFGSHYNKEQTGKDGRGYVSTAIKMTVESEREQQLPGAAGAPPEAAPTQMFGLPVLRPELQHENLQTVLSPICPPAPFCPQPGPPSYPTGEGSMNMMVSDIGSSFPSTSPMLSPALAMDPALPHCPEAFGNPPLSMSFMPGQFLPAEPPQLLPGGPSPEPQDEEMPEMGLFLPPPPLLEPPPQGSPRWMAPGMELPPSADFEQFLQEMSLEGSSLGPPFAAPPPRGTYPSPSPPCWGLAEARWDDGVRPGQA; translated from the exons ATGGATCAGCgcttcctgctcctcctcttcctcccggcACGG GTGACAGCTCCCAAGATGTCCCTCTGGAGCATCGTCTCCCAGATGCCGCCAGAGGAGTTTGGCGGCCTCTTCGCGGAGTTCCCCCGCAGCCTGCGCTGCCTCCTGGCCGACTGGCTGGAGAACCAGCCCTG ggagtTCCTCCACGGCTCAGACACCTTCTGCGCCAGCGTGGCCAGCGGGATGCTCTCGGCCATGCTGGAGAAGCTCCGGAGCGCCGCCGGCAGCGACGGGCAGCAGTGCCAGATCCTGCAGCAAGTCAACAGCCTCGAG AGCACCTATCGGCGCGACCCGCTGAGGCTGGTGGCCGTGCTGAAGGGCATCCTGGAGGGCGAGAAGGCCGCGGTGCTCAAGAGG GACCGGCACCTGCCCCTCAGCTTCCACCGGCGGCAGGAGGAGCTGAAGTTCGGCCTGGGGCTGCAGCGGCTGCAGCACCGGGTCCGCGAGATCCAGGCGCTGCGGGAGCGGAGCTCGCAGCTGCGGGACGGCGCCGGag CCTCCCTGCCGCTGGCTCTGCGGGACCCGCAGCTGAAGACGGAAGGGAAGCCGCCGGAGAGC gagCTGCCCGCCCTCGTCCTGGAGACCGCGAAGGAGCTGGAGGCGGCCAAGCAGCAGGTGCTGAAGAGGATCCAGATctggaagaggcagcagcagctggcgggcAACGGGGCCGCCTTCGAGGAGAACCTCACCCCCTTGCAGAAGAG GTGCGAGAGCCTGGTCGAGGTGTATTTCCAGCTGCACCAGCAGGTGCTGGCGGCCAGCGCGGAGCTGGGCTCCGAGCTGCTGCCCCGGCTCCTGGAGCGCTTCACCGAGGTGTTGACCAGCCTGGTGAAAAG CTCCTTCCTGGTGGAGAAGCAGCCCCCGCAGGTGCTCAAGACCCAGACCAAGTTCCAGGCGAGCGTCCGGTTCCTGCTGGGCCCGCAGCTGCTGAAGACCTCGGCCAAGCCTTACGTGGTGCGCGCCGACATGGTGACGGAGAAGCAGGCACGGGAGCTGGCGCTCAGCGCCTACAGCAACACGCTCAG CGAGAGCACAGGGGAGATCATGCACAACGTGGTGGCCCTGGAGACCAACCCCACCAGCGTGACCTGCTGCGCCAACTTCAAGAACGTG CTGCTGAAGAAGATCAAGCGCTGCGAGCGGAAGGGGTCCGAGTCGGTGACAGAGGAGAAATGCGCCGTCCTGTTCAGCACCACCGTGGCCCTCACCCCCAGCAACCTCACCGTCCACCTCCAG GTGCTGTCCCTGCCCATCGTGGTCATCGTCCACGGGAACCAGGACAACAACGCCAAGGCCACGGTGCTGTGGGATAACGCCTTCTCCGAGATC GACCGGGTGCCCTTCGTGGTGGCCGAGCGGGTGCCCTGGGAGAAGATGTGCGATACACTGAACCTGAAGTTCATGGCGGAGGTGCAGACCACCAAGGGGCTCCTCAAGGAGCACTACTTCTTCCTGGCCCAGAAGATCTTCAACGACCACAGTGCCAGCCTGGAGGACTTCCAGAGCCGCAGCGTCTCCTGGGCCCAGTTCAACAAG GAGATCCTGCCCGGCCGGGGATTCACCTTCTGGCAGTGGTTCGATGGAGTCCTCGACCTCACCAAGAGGTGCCTCAAAAGCTACTGGTCAGACAG GCTCATCATCGGCTTCATCAGCAAGCAGTACGTCTGCAAGCTCCTGAGCACGGAGCCCGACGGTACCTTCTTGCTCCGCTTCAGCGACTCCGAGATCGGGGGTGTCACCATCGCTCACGTCATCCGGGGCAAGGATG GCTCCAGCCAGGTGGAGAACATCCAGCCCTTCTCGGCCAAGGACCTCTCCATCCGGTCCCTCGGCGACCGCATCCGCGACCTGGGGCAGCTCCGGAACCTCTACCCCAACACCCCCAAGGACCAGGCCTTCGGGAGTCACTACAACA AGGAGCAGACGGGCAAGGACGGCCGAGGCTACGTCTCCACCGCCATCAAGATGACAGTGGAAAGCGAAAG ggagcagcagctgccgggcgccgccggggccccccccgagGCCGCCCCCACGCAGATGTTTGGCCTGCCGGTGCTGCGGCCCGAGCTGCAGCACGAAAACCTGCAGACGGTGCTCAGCCCCATCTG CCCCCCTGCGCCCTTctgcccccagcccgggcccCCCAGCTACCCCACAGGCGAGGGCAGCATGAACATGATGGTCTCCGACATCGGGTCCTCCTTCCCCAG cacgtCCCCGATGCTCTCGCCAGCCCTGGCCATGGACCCCGCGCTGCCCCACTGCCCTGAAGCCTTCGGGAACCCGCCACTGTCCAT GAGCTTCATGCCCGGCCAGTTCCTGCCGGCGGAGCCCCCGCAGCTGCTGCCCGGCGGCCCCTCGCCGGAGCCGCAGGACGAGGAGATGCCCGAGATGGGCCTgttcctgccgccgccgccgctgctggaGCCGCCGCCGCAGGGCTCCCCGAGGTG gATGGCGCCCGGCATGGAGCTGCCGCCGAGCGCCGACTTCGAGCAGTTCCTGCAGGAGATGTCACTGGAGGGCTCCTCGCTGGGCCCCCCCttcgcggcccccccgccgcgcggcacctaccccagccccagccccccgtgCTGGGGGCTGGCGGAGGCCCGCTGGGACGACGGCGTCCGGCCGGGGCAGGCGtga
- the STAT6 gene encoding signal transducer and activator of transcription 6 isoform X2 — protein sequence MDQRFLLLLFLPARVTAPKMSLWSIVSQMPPEEFGGLFAEFPRSLRCLLADWLENQPWEFLHGSDTFCASVASGMLSAMLEKLRSAAGSDGQQCQILQQVNSLEVRGQSTYRRDPLRLVAVLKGILEGEKAAVLKRDRHLPLSFHRRQEELKFGLGLQRLQHRVREIQALRERSSQLRDGAGASLPLALRDPQLKTEGKPPESELPALVLETAKELEAAKQQVLKRIQIWKRQQQLAGNGAAFEENLTPLQKRCESLVEVYFQLHQQVLAASAELGSELLPRLLERFTEVLTSLVKSSFLVEKQPPQVLKTQTKFQASVRFLLGPQLLKTSAKPYVVRADMVTEKQARELALSAYSNTLSESTGEIMHNVVALETNPTSVTCCANFKNVLLKKIKRCERKGSESVTEEKCAVLFSTTVALTPSNLTVHLQVLSLPIVVIVHGNQDNNAKATVLWDNAFSEIDRVPFVVAERVPWEKMCDTLNLKFMAEVQTTKGLLKEHYFFLAQKIFNDHSASLEDFQSRSVSWAQFNKEILPGRGFTFWQWFDGVLDLTKRCLKSYWSDRLIIGFISKQYVCKLLSTEPDGTFLLRFSDSEIGGVTIAHVIRGKDGSSQVENIQPFSAKDLSIRSLGDRIRDLGQLRNLYPNTPKDQAFGSHYNKEQTGKDGRGYVSTAIKMTVESEREQQLPGAAGAPPEAAPTQMFGLPVLRPELQHENLQTVLSPICPPAPFCPQPGPPSYPTGEGSMNMMVSDIGSSFPSTSPMLSPALAMDPALPHCPEAFGNPPLSMSFMPGQFLPAEPPQLLPGGPSPEPQDEEMPEMGLFLPPPPLLEPPPQGSPRMAPGMELPPSADFEQFLQEMSLEGSSLGPPFAAPPPRGTYPSPSPPCWGLAEARWDDGVRPGQA from the exons ATGGATCAGCgcttcctgctcctcctcttcctcccggcACGG GTGACAGCTCCCAAGATGTCCCTCTGGAGCATCGTCTCCCAGATGCCGCCAGAGGAGTTTGGCGGCCTCTTCGCGGAGTTCCCCCGCAGCCTGCGCTGCCTCCTGGCCGACTGGCTGGAGAACCAGCCCTG ggagtTCCTCCACGGCTCAGACACCTTCTGCGCCAGCGTGGCCAGCGGGATGCTCTCGGCCATGCTGGAGAAGCTCCGGAGCGCCGCCGGCAGCGACGGGCAGCAGTGCCAGATCCTGCAGCAAGTCAACAGCCTCGAGGTGCGGGGCCAG AGCACCTATCGGCGCGACCCGCTGAGGCTGGTGGCCGTGCTGAAGGGCATCCTGGAGGGCGAGAAGGCCGCGGTGCTCAAGAGG GACCGGCACCTGCCCCTCAGCTTCCACCGGCGGCAGGAGGAGCTGAAGTTCGGCCTGGGGCTGCAGCGGCTGCAGCACCGGGTCCGCGAGATCCAGGCGCTGCGGGAGCGGAGCTCGCAGCTGCGGGACGGCGCCGGag CCTCCCTGCCGCTGGCTCTGCGGGACCCGCAGCTGAAGACGGAAGGGAAGCCGCCGGAGAGC gagCTGCCCGCCCTCGTCCTGGAGACCGCGAAGGAGCTGGAGGCGGCCAAGCAGCAGGTGCTGAAGAGGATCCAGATctggaagaggcagcagcagctggcgggcAACGGGGCCGCCTTCGAGGAGAACCTCACCCCCTTGCAGAAGAG GTGCGAGAGCCTGGTCGAGGTGTATTTCCAGCTGCACCAGCAGGTGCTGGCGGCCAGCGCGGAGCTGGGCTCCGAGCTGCTGCCCCGGCTCCTGGAGCGCTTCACCGAGGTGTTGACCAGCCTGGTGAAAAG CTCCTTCCTGGTGGAGAAGCAGCCCCCGCAGGTGCTCAAGACCCAGACCAAGTTCCAGGCGAGCGTCCGGTTCCTGCTGGGCCCGCAGCTGCTGAAGACCTCGGCCAAGCCTTACGTGGTGCGCGCCGACATGGTGACGGAGAAGCAGGCACGGGAGCTGGCGCTCAGCGCCTACAGCAACACGCTCAG CGAGAGCACAGGGGAGATCATGCACAACGTGGTGGCCCTGGAGACCAACCCCACCAGCGTGACCTGCTGCGCCAACTTCAAGAACGTG CTGCTGAAGAAGATCAAGCGCTGCGAGCGGAAGGGGTCCGAGTCGGTGACAGAGGAGAAATGCGCCGTCCTGTTCAGCACCACCGTGGCCCTCACCCCCAGCAACCTCACCGTCCACCTCCAG GTGCTGTCCCTGCCCATCGTGGTCATCGTCCACGGGAACCAGGACAACAACGCCAAGGCCACGGTGCTGTGGGATAACGCCTTCTCCGAGATC GACCGGGTGCCCTTCGTGGTGGCCGAGCGGGTGCCCTGGGAGAAGATGTGCGATACACTGAACCTGAAGTTCATGGCGGAGGTGCAGACCACCAAGGGGCTCCTCAAGGAGCACTACTTCTTCCTGGCCCAGAAGATCTTCAACGACCACAGTGCCAGCCTGGAGGACTTCCAGAGCCGCAGCGTCTCCTGGGCCCAGTTCAACAAG GAGATCCTGCCCGGCCGGGGATTCACCTTCTGGCAGTGGTTCGATGGAGTCCTCGACCTCACCAAGAGGTGCCTCAAAAGCTACTGGTCAGACAG GCTCATCATCGGCTTCATCAGCAAGCAGTACGTCTGCAAGCTCCTGAGCACGGAGCCCGACGGTACCTTCTTGCTCCGCTTCAGCGACTCCGAGATCGGGGGTGTCACCATCGCTCACGTCATCCGGGGCAAGGATG GCTCCAGCCAGGTGGAGAACATCCAGCCCTTCTCGGCCAAGGACCTCTCCATCCGGTCCCTCGGCGACCGCATCCGCGACCTGGGGCAGCTCCGGAACCTCTACCCCAACACCCCCAAGGACCAGGCCTTCGGGAGTCACTACAACA AGGAGCAGACGGGCAAGGACGGCCGAGGCTACGTCTCCACCGCCATCAAGATGACAGTGGAAAGCGAAAG ggagcagcagctgccgggcgccgccggggccccccccgagGCCGCCCCCACGCAGATGTTTGGCCTGCCGGTGCTGCGGCCCGAGCTGCAGCACGAAAACCTGCAGACGGTGCTCAGCCCCATCTG CCCCCCTGCGCCCTTctgcccccagcccgggcccCCCAGCTACCCCACAGGCGAGGGCAGCATGAACATGATGGTCTCCGACATCGGGTCCTCCTTCCCCAG cacgtCCCCGATGCTCTCGCCAGCCCTGGCCATGGACCCCGCGCTGCCCCACTGCCCTGAAGCCTTCGGGAACCCGCCACTGTCCAT GAGCTTCATGCCCGGCCAGTTCCTGCCGGCGGAGCCCCCGCAGCTGCTGCCCGGCGGCCCCTCGCCGGAGCCGCAGGACGAGGAGATGCCCGAGATGGGCCTgttcctgccgccgccgccgctgctggaGCCGCCGCCGCAGGGCTCCCCGAG gATGGCGCCCGGCATGGAGCTGCCGCCGAGCGCCGACTTCGAGCAGTTCCTGCAGGAGATGTCACTGGAGGGCTCCTCGCTGGGCCCCCCCttcgcggcccccccgccgcgcggcacctaccccagccccagccccccgtgCTGGGGGCTGGCGGAGGCCCGCTGGGACGACGGCGTCCGGCCGGGGCAGGCGtga
- the STAT6 gene encoding signal transducer and activator of transcription 6 isoform X1 → MDQRFLLLLFLPARVTAPKMSLWSIVSQMPPEEFGGLFAEFPRSLRCLLADWLENQPWEFLHGSDTFCASVASGMLSAMLEKLRSAAGSDGQQCQILQQVNSLEVRGQSTYRRDPLRLVAVLKGILEGEKAAVLKRDRHLPLSFHRRQEELKFGLGLQRLQHRVREIQALRERSSQLRDGAGASLPLALRDPQLKTEGKPPESELPALVLETAKELEAAKQQVLKRIQIWKRQQQLAGNGAAFEENLTPLQKRCESLVEVYFQLHQQVLAASAELGSELLPRLLERFTEVLTSLVKSSFLVEKQPPQVLKTQTKFQASVRFLLGPQLLKTSAKPYVVRADMVTEKQARELALSAYSNTLSESTGEIMHNVVALETNPTSVTCCANFKNVLLKKIKRCERKGSESVTEEKCAVLFSTTVALTPSNLTVHLQVLSLPIVVIVHGNQDNNAKATVLWDNAFSEIDRVPFVVAERVPWEKMCDTLNLKFMAEVQTTKGLLKEHYFFLAQKIFNDHSASLEDFQSRSVSWAQFNKEILPGRGFTFWQWFDGVLDLTKRCLKSYWSDRLIIGFISKQYVCKLLSTEPDGTFLLRFSDSEIGGVTIAHVIRGKDGSSQVENIQPFSAKDLSIRSLGDRIRDLGQLRNLYPNTPKDQAFGSHYNKEQTGKDGRGYVSTAIKMTVESEREQQLPGAAGAPPEAAPTQMFGLPVLRPELQHENLQTVLSPICPPAPFCPQPGPPSYPTGEGSMNMMVSDIGSSFPSTSPMLSPALAMDPALPHCPEAFGNPPLSMSFMPGQFLPAEPPQLLPGGPSPEPQDEEMPEMGLFLPPPPLLEPPPQGSPRWMAPGMELPPSADFEQFLQEMSLEGSSLGPPFAAPPPRGTYPSPSPPCWGLAEARWDDGVRPGQA, encoded by the exons ATGGATCAGCgcttcctgctcctcctcttcctcccggcACGG GTGACAGCTCCCAAGATGTCCCTCTGGAGCATCGTCTCCCAGATGCCGCCAGAGGAGTTTGGCGGCCTCTTCGCGGAGTTCCCCCGCAGCCTGCGCTGCCTCCTGGCCGACTGGCTGGAGAACCAGCCCTG ggagtTCCTCCACGGCTCAGACACCTTCTGCGCCAGCGTGGCCAGCGGGATGCTCTCGGCCATGCTGGAGAAGCTCCGGAGCGCCGCCGGCAGCGACGGGCAGCAGTGCCAGATCCTGCAGCAAGTCAACAGCCTCGAGGTGCGGGGCCAG AGCACCTATCGGCGCGACCCGCTGAGGCTGGTGGCCGTGCTGAAGGGCATCCTGGAGGGCGAGAAGGCCGCGGTGCTCAAGAGG GACCGGCACCTGCCCCTCAGCTTCCACCGGCGGCAGGAGGAGCTGAAGTTCGGCCTGGGGCTGCAGCGGCTGCAGCACCGGGTCCGCGAGATCCAGGCGCTGCGGGAGCGGAGCTCGCAGCTGCGGGACGGCGCCGGag CCTCCCTGCCGCTGGCTCTGCGGGACCCGCAGCTGAAGACGGAAGGGAAGCCGCCGGAGAGC gagCTGCCCGCCCTCGTCCTGGAGACCGCGAAGGAGCTGGAGGCGGCCAAGCAGCAGGTGCTGAAGAGGATCCAGATctggaagaggcagcagcagctggcgggcAACGGGGCCGCCTTCGAGGAGAACCTCACCCCCTTGCAGAAGAG GTGCGAGAGCCTGGTCGAGGTGTATTTCCAGCTGCACCAGCAGGTGCTGGCGGCCAGCGCGGAGCTGGGCTCCGAGCTGCTGCCCCGGCTCCTGGAGCGCTTCACCGAGGTGTTGACCAGCCTGGTGAAAAG CTCCTTCCTGGTGGAGAAGCAGCCCCCGCAGGTGCTCAAGACCCAGACCAAGTTCCAGGCGAGCGTCCGGTTCCTGCTGGGCCCGCAGCTGCTGAAGACCTCGGCCAAGCCTTACGTGGTGCGCGCCGACATGGTGACGGAGAAGCAGGCACGGGAGCTGGCGCTCAGCGCCTACAGCAACACGCTCAG CGAGAGCACAGGGGAGATCATGCACAACGTGGTGGCCCTGGAGACCAACCCCACCAGCGTGACCTGCTGCGCCAACTTCAAGAACGTG CTGCTGAAGAAGATCAAGCGCTGCGAGCGGAAGGGGTCCGAGTCGGTGACAGAGGAGAAATGCGCCGTCCTGTTCAGCACCACCGTGGCCCTCACCCCCAGCAACCTCACCGTCCACCTCCAG GTGCTGTCCCTGCCCATCGTGGTCATCGTCCACGGGAACCAGGACAACAACGCCAAGGCCACGGTGCTGTGGGATAACGCCTTCTCCGAGATC GACCGGGTGCCCTTCGTGGTGGCCGAGCGGGTGCCCTGGGAGAAGATGTGCGATACACTGAACCTGAAGTTCATGGCGGAGGTGCAGACCACCAAGGGGCTCCTCAAGGAGCACTACTTCTTCCTGGCCCAGAAGATCTTCAACGACCACAGTGCCAGCCTGGAGGACTTCCAGAGCCGCAGCGTCTCCTGGGCCCAGTTCAACAAG GAGATCCTGCCCGGCCGGGGATTCACCTTCTGGCAGTGGTTCGATGGAGTCCTCGACCTCACCAAGAGGTGCCTCAAAAGCTACTGGTCAGACAG GCTCATCATCGGCTTCATCAGCAAGCAGTACGTCTGCAAGCTCCTGAGCACGGAGCCCGACGGTACCTTCTTGCTCCGCTTCAGCGACTCCGAGATCGGGGGTGTCACCATCGCTCACGTCATCCGGGGCAAGGATG GCTCCAGCCAGGTGGAGAACATCCAGCCCTTCTCGGCCAAGGACCTCTCCATCCGGTCCCTCGGCGACCGCATCCGCGACCTGGGGCAGCTCCGGAACCTCTACCCCAACACCCCCAAGGACCAGGCCTTCGGGAGTCACTACAACA AGGAGCAGACGGGCAAGGACGGCCGAGGCTACGTCTCCACCGCCATCAAGATGACAGTGGAAAGCGAAAG ggagcagcagctgccgggcgccgccggggccccccccgagGCCGCCCCCACGCAGATGTTTGGCCTGCCGGTGCTGCGGCCCGAGCTGCAGCACGAAAACCTGCAGACGGTGCTCAGCCCCATCTG CCCCCCTGCGCCCTTctgcccccagcccgggcccCCCAGCTACCCCACAGGCGAGGGCAGCATGAACATGATGGTCTCCGACATCGGGTCCTCCTTCCCCAG cacgtCCCCGATGCTCTCGCCAGCCCTGGCCATGGACCCCGCGCTGCCCCACTGCCCTGAAGCCTTCGGGAACCCGCCACTGTCCAT GAGCTTCATGCCCGGCCAGTTCCTGCCGGCGGAGCCCCCGCAGCTGCTGCCCGGCGGCCCCTCGCCGGAGCCGCAGGACGAGGAGATGCCCGAGATGGGCCTgttcctgccgccgccgccgctgctggaGCCGCCGCCGCAGGGCTCCCCGAGGTG gATGGCGCCCGGCATGGAGCTGCCGCCGAGCGCCGACTTCGAGCAGTTCCTGCAGGAGATGTCACTGGAGGGCTCCTCGCTGGGCCCCCCCttcgcggcccccccgccgcgcggcacctaccccagccccagccccccgtgCTGGGGGCTGGCGGAGGCCCGCTGGGACGACGGCGTCCGGCCGGGGCAGGCGtga